A genomic segment from Toxotes jaculatrix isolate fToxJac2 chromosome 6, fToxJac2.pri, whole genome shotgun sequence encodes:
- the sgcb gene encoding beta-sarcoglycan: MASEQESSNGPVKKSMREKAIERRNINKEHNSNFKAGYVPIEEERLHKTGLRGRKGNMAVCIIVLLFLLALINLIITLVIWTVIRIGPNGCDSMEFHETGLLRFKQKADMGIVHPLHKSTVGGRKDQDLVIVGNNYPVVFQQGSTKLSVEKDKTSVVSDVGISFTDPRTQNTFFSTDFENHEFHLPKGVKVLSVKKASTERITSSAASDLNIKGDSKAIIRGNEGVNIMGRTVEFKMGGGIELRAENSIVLNGSVMFNATRIPNSAGDLYFDEGLERYKLCMCADGTLFRVQVKYPNMGCQTSDNPCRKAH, translated from the exons ATGGCGTCTGAGCAG GAGAGTTCCAACGGGCCAGTGAAGAAGTCCATGCGAGAGAAGGCCATAGAAAGACGTAATATCAACAAGGAACACAACAGTAACTTTAAAGCTGGCTATGTTCCCATAGAGGAGGAGCGGCTTCATAAGACAGGTCTGAGGGGACGCAAGGGAAACATGGCTGTTTGCATcatcgtcctcctcttcctccttgcCTTAATTAACCTCATT ATCACACTAGTAATATGGACAGTGATCCGTATCGGTCCGAATGGCTGCGACAGTATGGAGTTCCACGAGACTGGCCTGCTGCGCTTCAAACAGAAGGCGGACATGGGCATCGTCCACCCACTACACAAGAGCACAGTTGGAGGCCGTAAGGACCAAGACCTGGTCATCGTCGGTAACAATTACCCG GTTGTGTTCCAGCAAGGCTCTACTAAGCTGAGTGTAGAAAAGGACAAGACCTCAGTCGTCAGTGATGTGGGCATATCCTTCACAGACCCTCGCACACAGAACACGTTCTTCAGTACAGACTTTGAAAACCATGAGTTCCATTTGCCAAAAGGAGTCAAAGTCCTCAGTGTTAAAAAGGCTTCCACAGAAAGG ATCACTAGTAGTGCAGCATCTGACCTGAACATCAAGGGGGACAGCAAGGCTATTATTCGTGGTAACGAGGGGGTCAACATCATGGGCCGGACCGTTGAATTCAAAATGGGTGGAGGCATCGAGCTCAGGGCT gaaaacaGCATTGTCCTCAATGGATCAGTCATGTTCAATGCCACACGCATCCCTAACTCTGCAGGAGATCTGTATTTCGATGAGGGTCTGGAGAGGTACAAgctctgcatgtgtgcagaTGGGACTCTGTTCCGCGTGCAGGTGAAGTATCCCAACATGGGCTGCCAGACGTCAGATAACCCGTGTAGAAAAGCTCACTAG